A genomic segment from Streptosporangium roseum DSM 43021 encodes:
- a CDS encoding nuclear transport factor 2 family protein, with protein sequence MAREAVWAVITAMYDAYRRGDRAGIDRLLHPEATIWDSVDPVLITSTAQLDKVRDARPADGPRETGVAAGDEVVDVWGETALARYLLRVDFAEGEPEIVRTTAVLRLVEGEWLIVHIHENTI encoded by the coding sequence GTGGCACGCGAAGCCGTCTGGGCGGTCATCACCGCGATGTACGACGCGTACCGGCGCGGTGACCGGGCCGGGATCGACCGGCTGCTGCACCCCGAGGCGACGATCTGGGACTCGGTGGACCCCGTCCTGATCACCAGCACGGCGCAGCTGGACAAGGTCCGCGACGCCCGGCCCGCCGACGGCCCGCGGGAGACCGGGGTGGCCGCCGGCGACGAGGTCGTCGACGTCTGGGGGGAGACGGCGCTGGCCCGCTACCTGCTCCGGGTGGACTTCGCCGAAGGGGAGCCGGAGATCGTGCGGACCACCGCGGTGCTGCGGCTGGTCGAGGGGGAGTGGCTCATCGTGCACATCCATGAGAACACGATCTGA
- a CDS encoding MFS transporter, which translates to MTATETRTLPIGDAFDRMPFTRRHVLIALALFVAFVIESWEQLALIYVSADLGTAFGLDEGGIGLVLSAVAFGMIPGALIWGPVADRIGRRPACVWSLAAYGVIALASAFAPNVETLVALRVASGLALAGVYTVTFPYFLELLPTRSRGRAAVYLSIGWPIGMLAAIGASVWLGDLGWHVVVIASAVAGLWAFAIRAWVPESPYWLAARGRQDEARAVLRRLGSPDADAVFTVATERAGHPLDLLRGRLRRITVLMLLLNFAFNWGYWGLQTWLPTLLQEKGLSMDASLGFAALSALMMIPGYVSASLLTGRFGRKKVFLVYVVAAALGGLGFATASTMTGLYVGNFVLSFFSLGAWGVWNTWNGEFYPTALRGTGYSWATASQLVATTVAPSAVGMLLAHATGFTATMLVINAFMVVTALLAVPLPETEGRGLE; encoded by the coding sequence ATGACCGCCACCGAAACCAGGACGCTGCCCATCGGCGACGCGTTCGACCGGATGCCGTTCACCCGCAGGCACGTTCTGATCGCGCTGGCGCTGTTCGTCGCGTTCGTCATCGAGTCCTGGGAGCAGCTCGCCCTCATCTACGTGTCCGCGGACCTCGGCACGGCCTTCGGCCTCGACGAGGGCGGGATCGGGCTGGTGCTGTCGGCCGTCGCGTTCGGCATGATCCCCGGCGCGCTGATCTGGGGGCCGGTCGCCGACCGGATCGGCCGCCGGCCCGCCTGCGTCTGGTCCCTGGCCGCCTACGGGGTGATCGCGCTGGCCTCGGCGTTCGCGCCGAACGTCGAGACCCTCGTGGCGCTGCGAGTGGCCTCCGGGCTCGCGCTGGCGGGCGTCTACACCGTCACCTTCCCCTACTTCCTGGAGCTGCTGCCCACCAGGAGCAGGGGCAGGGCGGCGGTCTACCTGTCGATCGGCTGGCCGATCGGCATGCTGGCCGCCATCGGCGCCTCGGTCTGGCTGGGCGACCTCGGCTGGCACGTGGTCGTCATCGCCAGCGCGGTGGCGGGCCTGTGGGCGTTCGCGATCAGGGCCTGGGTGCCCGAGTCGCCCTACTGGCTGGCCGCGAGGGGCCGCCAGGACGAGGCCCGGGCGGTGCTGCGCCGGCTGGGCAGCCCCGACGCCGACGCGGTCTTCACGGTCGCCACCGAGCGCGCCGGTCACCCGCTGGACCTGCTGCGCGGCAGGCTCCGCAGGATCACGGTGCTGATGCTGCTGCTGAACTTCGCCTTCAACTGGGGCTACTGGGGCCTGCAGACCTGGCTGCCCACGCTGCTGCAGGAGAAGGGGCTGAGCATGGACGCGAGCCTCGGCTTCGCGGCGCTCAGCGCCCTCATGATGATCCCGGGCTACGTCAGCGCGTCGCTGCTCACCGGCCGTTTCGGCCGCAAGAAGGTCTTCCTGGTCTACGTGGTGGCCGCGGCCCTCGGCGGGCTGGGCTTCGCCACCGCGTCCACGATGACCGGCCTCTACGTGGGCAACTTCGTCCTGTCGTTCTTCAGCCTGGGCGCCTGGGGCGTGTGGAACACCTGGAACGGCGAGTTCTACCCGACCGCGCTGCGCGGCACCGGCTACTCCTGGGCGACCGCCTCCCAGCTCGTGGCCACCACCGTCGCCCCGTCGGCGGTGGGGATGCTGCTCGCCCACGCCACCGGCTTCACCGCGACCATGCTGGTGATCAACGCGTTCATGGTGGTGACGGCGCTGCTGGCCGTACCGCTGCCGGAGACCGAGGGGCGCGGCCTGGAATGA
- a CDS encoding hydantoinase, translating to MILGVDLGWHAPVVAAVRDGALTEAGAAVRAVSVAVDLDTVRRARVAAIRVAGPCPPGLGPLAGWPDGSGVGKVVRGGHSLTGRPIAELDAAAVARFAAGCGLTDFAVTATGSPGLPDHELAVAEIITAEVPGARITLSYEFGRAGLRERENSAILNAALGPEADRIAGRVAAGVARDLPGTPLFFARTGTGLVSAHYFRRYPLVCYLGAFTCALRGGAALAGLGDTAVQERGRTVRTGLVAGGVPRTGGRRGADVPVNVPLPMLVSAPGGVAVGPFAREAGPGWQVPERAELAVAYGAALAGPAAEVERIVHARGRAELDRAIDDARDEALTRVVSAGAVPGSARVATTVVNPLSYLPDGLYRVQVKAEGTAP from the coding sequence ATGATCCTCGGCGTCGATCTCGGATGGCACGCGCCGGTGGTGGCGGCCGTCCGGGACGGTGCCCTGACGGAGGCGGGAGCGGCGGTCAGGGCGGTGTCGGTCGCGGTGGACCTGGACACCGTACGGCGGGCACGGGTCGCGGCGATCAGGGTCGCCGGGCCGTGCCCGCCGGGGCTCGGCCCCCTGGCGGGCTGGCCGGACGGCTCGGGGGTGGGGAAGGTCGTCCGGGGCGGCCACAGCCTCACCGGGCGGCCGATCGCCGAGCTGGACGCCGCCGCGGTGGCCCGGTTCGCCGCCGGGTGCGGCCTGACGGACTTCGCGGTGACCGCGACCGGGTCGCCGGGGCTGCCCGACCACGAGCTGGCCGTCGCCGAGATCATCACGGCCGAGGTGCCCGGGGCGCGGATCACCCTGTCGTACGAGTTCGGCCGGGCCGGGCTGCGGGAGAGGGAGAACAGCGCGATCCTGAACGCGGCGCTCGGTCCGGAGGCGGACCGGATCGCGGGCCGGGTCGCCGCCGGGGTGGCCCGCGACCTGCCGGGGACGCCGCTGTTCTTCGCCAGGACCGGGACGGGCCTGGTCTCGGCCCACTACTTCCGCCGCTACCCGCTGGTCTGCTACCTGGGCGCCTTCACCTGCGCGCTGCGCGGCGGCGCGGCGCTGGCCGGGCTGGGCGACACCGCGGTCCAGGAGCGGGGGAGGACGGTGCGTACCGGCCTCGTGGCCGGAGGAGTACCCAGGACCGGGGGACGGCGCGGCGCGGACGTCCCGGTCAACGTGCCGCTGCCGATGCTCGTGTCGGCTCCGGGGGGCGTCGCGGTGGGGCCCTTCGCACGGGAGGCGGGGCCGGGCTGGCAGGTGCCGGAGCGGGCGGAGCTGGCCGTGGCCTACGGGGCGGCGCTGGCCGGGCCCGCCGCCGAGGTGGAGCGGATCGTGCACGCCCGGGGCCGGGCCGAGCTCGACCGGGCGATCGACGACGCCCGCGACGAGGCGCTGACGCGCGTGGTGAGCGCCGGGGCGGTCCCCGGATCCGCCCGCGTCGCCACCACGGTCGTCAACCCGCTCTCCTACCTGCCCGACGGTCTCTACCGGGTCCAGGTCAAGGCGGAGGGGACGGCTCCGTGA
- a CDS encoding DUF917 domain-containing protein, with translation MIGPDSLGAFAAGSRLFATGAADSSFQVALDWAGSVLGAGVPVVGADALPPETLSVAISLYGSTTALGEQLPGGDEPRRVVHALERRLGRKAGAVVALNLAAENALLPVITAALLDVPLVDGDGTGRVFPLIEQTTFTLGGVAATPLELAGPTGDLVGLDTEPDRVEELARPLVLALGGWALAACYPMPAGVLSRVLVPGTVSRLLAAGVPGAPRSLAAPYGVRTLCRGRITEVGGSTGYVRDLSAPPLPSLPSSIVVQESEGLGRLVRLEAHNEIVLALADGAVAAMAPDQICMISALDGVVVDVDKAYPGLEVEVMVVRAAPAWHTGRGRALGGLRAFGVPL, from the coding sequence GTGATCGGCCCCGATTCGCTCGGCGCCTTCGCCGCCGGGTCGCGGCTGTTCGCCACCGGCGCGGCCGACTCGTCCTTCCAGGTCGCGCTCGACTGGGCCGGATCGGTGCTCGGCGCCGGGGTGCCGGTGGTCGGCGCGGACGCGCTGCCGCCGGAGACGCTCTCCGTCGCGATCAGCCTCTACGGTTCCACCACGGCCCTCGGTGAGCAGCTGCCCGGCGGGGACGAGCCCCGGCGGGTGGTCCACGCGCTGGAGCGGCGGCTCGGCCGGAAGGCGGGCGCGGTCGTGGCGCTCAACCTCGCCGCGGAGAACGCGCTGCTCCCGGTGATCACCGCGGCGCTGCTGGACGTGCCGCTGGTGGACGGCGACGGCACCGGGCGGGTGTTCCCGCTGATCGAGCAGACCACCTTCACGCTGGGCGGGGTCGCCGCCACGCCGCTCGAACTCGCCGGTCCCACCGGGGACCTGGTGGGGCTGGACACCGAGCCCGACCGGGTGGAGGAGCTGGCGCGCCCCCTGGTCCTGGCCCTGGGCGGCTGGGCGCTGGCCGCCTGCTACCCGATGCCCGCCGGGGTCCTGTCGCGTGTCCTGGTCCCCGGCACGGTCAGCCGCCTGCTGGCGGCCGGCGTCCCGGGAGCGCCGCGCTCCCTGGCCGCGCCGTACGGCGTGCGGACCCTGTGCCGGGGCCGGATCACCGAGGTGGGGGGCAGCACCGGGTACGTCAGGGACCTGTCGGCGCCGCCGCTGCCGTCGCTGCCGTCCAGCATCGTGGTCCAGGAGAGCGAGGGGCTGGGCAGGCTGGTCCGGCTGGAGGCGCACAACGAGATCGTTCTGGCGCTGGCCGACGGCGCGGTGGCGGCCATGGCGCCCGACCAGATCTGCATGATCTCGGCACTGGACGGGGTGGTGGTGGACGTCGACAAGGCGTATCCGGGTCTGGAGGTGGAGGTCATGGTGGTGAGGGCCGCGCCCGCGTGGCACACCGGGCGGGGCAGGGCGCTGGGCGGGCTGAGGGCGTTCGGGGTGCCGTTGTGA
- a CDS encoding PucR family transcriptional regulator yields MTDLRGRAGWATPVTVAELVNAGPLAGARMYGTGENPVRQVRIVDDLAVFGSVVPHTAVVLIGAAAGGGWAVEMAMRRAWEQAAACVIASSAGGGAGSGEVLAERLGVTLIVVDEDPLVTAVRVASAAARPEAARTQLVARCATRLAEAGSSARRVLGVLNAELSGTAVAFLDPYGSHLAGRRGQGHSLAEVEVPDAEGRPLGVLVAYGSFRSPGWPSVVSAVLALAAAPLAAWAATGRLAAERDTALQSALAARLLARATRPGAFTEPAGAPEAAPAGGGPAGAAAEEGADGVLGRAVALGWPVTGPLTGYAVRPFDDGWEGAGVIGPVIAASLGPGPVLRRGGSWAGWSGLPPDRLAGRLAECLRALPAPCSAGVGAQAADLSGMEESLLGAEAAALVSPAGVVARADRLGPARLLAALPSGVLRAQARVILGPLLAVDREGTLLETLAAVLDEGGASRAADRLGVHRNTVTTRLDRIRAAGFDVDDPATRLALHLACHVLR; encoded by the coding sequence ATGACCGACTTGAGGGGGCGTGCGGGGTGGGCCACGCCGGTCACGGTGGCCGAGCTGGTCAACGCCGGCCCGCTGGCCGGGGCTCGGATGTACGGCACGGGGGAGAACCCGGTCCGCCAGGTCCGGATCGTCGACGACCTGGCGGTGTTCGGGTCGGTGGTCCCGCACACGGCGGTGGTGCTGATCGGGGCCGCGGCCGGCGGCGGCTGGGCGGTGGAGATGGCCATGCGCCGGGCGTGGGAGCAGGCCGCCGCGTGCGTGATCGCCTCCTCGGCGGGCGGGGGCGCGGGGTCCGGTGAGGTGCTGGCCGAACGGCTCGGCGTCACGTTGATCGTCGTTGACGAGGACCCGCTGGTGACGGCGGTGCGGGTGGCGTCGGCGGCGGCCCGTCCGGAGGCGGCCAGGACCCAGCTGGTGGCCCGCTGCGCGACCAGGCTGGCGGAGGCGGGATCGTCGGCCCGGCGGGTCCTCGGCGTGCTCAACGCCGAGCTGTCCGGGACCGCCGTGGCCTTCCTGGACCCGTACGGCTCGCACCTGGCGGGCCGTCGCGGCCAGGGGCACTCCCTGGCGGAGGTGGAGGTGCCCGACGCGGAGGGCAGGCCGCTGGGGGTGCTCGTGGCCTACGGCTCCTTCCGCTCGCCGGGCTGGCCGTCCGTGGTGAGCGCCGTCCTGGCCCTGGCGGCCGCCCCGCTGGCCGCGTGGGCCGCCACCGGACGCCTGGCCGCCGAGCGGGACACGGCGCTCCAGTCGGCCCTCGCCGCGCGGCTGCTGGCCCGGGCCACGCGGCCGGGGGCCTTCACGGAGCCCGCCGGTGCGCCGGAGGCCGCCCCGGCGGGCGGCGGCCCGGCCGGTGCGGCGGCGGAGGAGGGGGCGGACGGAGTGCTCGGGCGGGCGGTCGCCCTGGGCTGGCCGGTCACCGGTCCGCTCACCGGCTACGCCGTCCGGCCCTTCGACGACGGGTGGGAAGGGGCAGGGGTGATCGGGCCGGTCATCGCCGCCTCCCTGGGGCCCGGTCCCGTGCTGCGCCGCGGCGGGAGCTGGGCGGGCTGGTCGGGGCTGCCGCCGGACCGGCTCGCCGGACGCCTGGCCGAGTGCCTGCGGGCCCTGCCCGCGCCCTGCTCGGCGGGCGTCGGCGCCCAGGCGGCCGACCTGAGCGGTATGGAGGAGTCGCTGCTCGGGGCGGAGGCCGCCGCCCTCGTCTCCCCGGCGGGCGTGGTCGCCCGCGCCGACCGGCTGGGCCCGGCCAGGCTGCTGGCCGCGCTGCCCTCCGGAGTCCTCCGCGCCCAGGCGCGGGTGATCCTCGGGCCGCTGCTGGCGGTGGACCGGGAGGGGACGCTGCTGGAGACCCTGGCCGCCGTCCTGGACGAGGGAGGGGCCTCGCGGGCGGCCGATCGCCTCGGCGTCCACCGCAACACCGTTACCACCCGCCTCGACCGGATCCGCGCGGCCGGGTTCGACGTCGACGACCCGGCGACCCGGCTCGCCCTGCACCTGGCCTGCCACGTGCTGCGCTGA
- a CDS encoding SRPBCC family protein, protein MPREFEIHREAELGTAPEQVWEAIATGPGVDSWFVGRSHVEPAEGGAVRTDMGNGHVQESVVTAWNPLKQFAYRSDGENGRFVAFEYLIEGRGRGSTVLRTVASGFLPGDDWEAEYDAMTKGGEMYFRTLVERLTHFPGRAASSFTVFGPPVAGWERTRAALVGALGLSDPVTEGDRVRFTPDGLAPVEGVVYAVNPDTLGVRTGDAMYRFLRAFRGGLMIGHHIFSDGADIEETERAWRAWLTRLPV, encoded by the coding sequence GTGCCGCGCGAATTCGAGATCCATCGGGAGGCCGAGCTCGGCACGGCCCCGGAGCAGGTGTGGGAGGCGATCGCCACCGGCCCGGGGGTCGACTCCTGGTTCGTGGGGCGCAGCCATGTCGAGCCCGCCGAGGGCGGCGCGGTCCGCACGGACATGGGGAACGGCCATGTCCAGGAGTCCGTCGTGACCGCGTGGAACCCGCTGAAGCAGTTCGCCTACCGCAGCGACGGCGAGAACGGGAGATTCGTCGCGTTCGAATACCTCATCGAGGGACGCGGCAGGGGCAGCACCGTCCTGCGGACCGTGGCCAGCGGTTTCCTGCCCGGCGACGACTGGGAGGCGGAGTACGACGCCATGACCAAGGGCGGGGAGATGTACTTCCGCACGCTGGTCGAGCGCCTCACGCACTTCCCCGGCCGGGCCGCGTCGTCCTTCACCGTGTTCGGACCGCCGGTGGCCGGCTGGGAGCGGACGCGGGCGGCGCTCGTCGGCGCGCTCGGGCTGAGCGACCCGGTCACCGAAGGCGACCGGGTCCGCTTCACCCCGGACGGGCTCGCGCCGGTCGAGGGCGTCGTGTACGCCGTCAACCCCGACACCCTGGGCGTGCGCACGGGCGACGCGATGTACCGGTTCCTGCGCGCCTTCCGGGGCGGGCTGATGATCGGCCACCACATCTTCTCCGACGGGGCGGACATCGAGGAGACCGAGCGGGCCTGGCGGGCCTGGCTCACCCGGCTGCCCGTCTGA
- a CDS encoding hydantoinase B/oxoprolinase family protein produces MIDPVTTEIIRCALLQAAEDMNTTLIRSSYTPVIYEAKDCAVALLDRDHNVLGQSSGLPIFLGNLEVCTRETERLHGRQVWREGDVWVLNDSYIGGTHLNDVTVYGPIFVDGELAGFAASRAHWLDMGSKDPGGSMDSTSIFQEGLRLGPVRIYEGGEPRADLHEVIARNVRFPHATLGDMRAQVACVTTGRRRLAEIVSRWGLDTVTAARDEIFAQTEQLERAAIAAVPDGVYRAGGFLDNDGIDLATPLPVNVTVTVAGESVTVDLTDCADQATGPVNCGAAQAVAAVRVAYKLLVSGEVPLNGGSFRPLSVATRPGSMLAAEAPAACQYYYSHLGLVIDLVVRALAPALPGKAAAASYGDSLIVQMSGVDPRTGKLYVSQEATVGGWGAWDGGDGETCLINSVNGSLRDMPIEVLETLFPVRVTRYEIRPGTGGAGRWRGGNGVVREYEFSGDTSLSLWFERSVTPAWGLAGGGAGAPPRVTLNPGRPGEREMLKVNALAVRKGDVLRCESGGGGGYGPAELRDAPALARDLAEGMVTPPGRAQVGPAAAPVPPVR; encoded by the coding sequence GTGATCGACCCGGTGACCACGGAGATCATCCGATGCGCGCTGCTGCAGGCGGCCGAGGACATGAACACCACGCTGATCAGGTCCTCCTACACTCCGGTGATCTACGAGGCGAAGGACTGCGCGGTCGCCCTGCTCGACCGCGACCACAACGTGCTCGGCCAGTCCTCCGGCCTGCCGATCTTCCTGGGCAACCTGGAGGTCTGCACCCGCGAGACCGAGCGCCTGCACGGCCGCCAGGTGTGGCGGGAGGGCGACGTGTGGGTGCTCAACGACTCCTACATCGGCGGCACCCACCTCAACGACGTCACCGTCTACGGGCCGATCTTCGTCGACGGCGAGCTGGCCGGCTTCGCCGCGTCCCGCGCGCACTGGCTGGACATGGGGTCCAAGGACCCGGGCGGGTCGATGGACTCCACCTCGATCTTCCAGGAGGGGCTGCGCCTGGGCCCGGTCAGGATCTACGAGGGCGGCGAGCCCCGCGCGGACCTGCACGAGGTGATCGCCCGCAACGTGCGGTTCCCCCACGCCACCCTCGGCGACATGCGGGCCCAGGTGGCCTGCGTGACGACCGGGCGGCGCCGCCTGGCCGAGATCGTCTCCCGCTGGGGCCTCGACACGGTGACGGCCGCCAGGGACGAGATCTTCGCGCAGACCGAGCAGCTGGAGCGGGCCGCGATCGCCGCCGTCCCCGACGGGGTCTACCGGGCCGGGGGGTTCCTGGACAACGACGGCATCGACCTGGCCACCCCGCTGCCGGTGAACGTGACCGTGACCGTGGCCGGCGAGAGCGTCACGGTGGACCTCACCGACTGCGCCGACCAGGCCACCGGGCCGGTCAACTGCGGCGCCGCCCAGGCCGTGGCCGCCGTCCGGGTCGCCTACAAGCTCCTGGTCAGCGGTGAGGTGCCGCTCAACGGAGGGTCCTTCCGGCCGCTCTCGGTGGCGACCCGGCCCGGTTCGATGCTCGCCGCCGAGGCGCCCGCCGCCTGCCAGTACTACTACTCCCATCTGGGACTGGTCATCGACCTGGTGGTCAGGGCCCTCGCCCCGGCGCTGCCCGGCAAGGCCGCGGCGGCCAGCTACGGCGACTCCCTCATCGTCCAGATGTCCGGGGTGGACCCGCGCACCGGCAAGCTGTACGTCTCCCAGGAGGCGACCGTCGGCGGCTGGGGGGCCTGGGACGGCGGCGACGGCGAGACCTGCCTGATCAACAGCGTCAACGGCTCCCTGCGCGACATGCCGATCGAGGTGCTGGAGACCCTCTTCCCGGTCCGCGTGACCCGCTACGAGATCCGGCCCGGCACCGGCGGCGCCGGGCGGTGGCGTGGCGGCAACGGTGTCGTGCGGGAGTACGAGTTCAGCGGGGACACCTCGCTGTCGCTGTGGTTCGAGCGCTCGGTCACGCCCGCCTGGGGCCTGGCCGGGGGCGGCGCCGGGGCCCCGCCCCGGGTGACCCTCAACCCGGGCAGGCCGGGCGAGCGCGAGATGCTCAAGGTCAACGCCCTCGCGGTCCGCAAGGGGGACGTGCTGCGCTGCGAGTCCGGCGGCGGCGGCGGGTACGGTCCCGCGGAGCTCCGGGACGCTCCGGCCCTCGCCCGCGACCTCGCCGAGGGCATGGTCACGCCGCCGGGTCGCGCTCAGGTCGGCCCGGCCGCCGCGCCCGTCCCGCCGGTGAGGTAG
- a CDS encoding hydantoinase/oxoprolinase family protein translates to MSFRTAMDIGGTFTDVVRYDERTGRVVASKAPTTPGNLADGVFSALGRVVDDPSEISFFVHGTTQGLNALLERKGARVLLVTGEGARDVYRIARGNRDRMFDLRYRKPEPLVPRSDVTEVAGRLDWRGEELVPLDEGAVRAAARRARGESFDAVAVCLLFSYVNPAHEIRAGEILAEELGEDTLVVLSHEVAREWREYERTSSAVLEAYTGPVVRRYLAGIEERFAERGLTVPVHVMQSSGGLVNASHAMRRPLQTLLSGPVGGTMGGVAAARLLGRPNAICVDMGGTSFDVSLVVDGRPDISTEARVEGFPVLMPIVNLHTIGAGGGSIAYAEAGALRVGPESAGAVPGPACYGRGGVRPTVTDANVVLGRVDPSWFAGGLMSLDVHAAHTAVADLGRELRLETLQIAEGICSVANAKMAQAIRTLTVEHGVEPREFALVAFGGAGAMHAVFIARELGISEVVVPRFPGAFSAWGMLEADVRRDLSHPYFRSGGELDGADMASRLKDLQDQALEELAGQGVAGGRMRIEHAVDMRYEGQDYTLTVPLRDAAEPGTPGFPERIAARYADAHTKRYGHATPEAPVEFVTLRSTGFGVFPRTAATHAAQPDEGTRTVREVIFDGEAHPTPVLRRGALEGELTGPAIVVEETATTVIPPGCVASVDGNGFLIIKVGGVK, encoded by the coding sequence ATGAGCTTCCGAACCGCCATGGACATCGGCGGTACCTTCACCGACGTCGTCCGCTACGACGAACGGACCGGCCGCGTGGTGGCCTCGAAGGCGCCGACCACACCGGGAAACCTCGCCGACGGCGTGTTCTCCGCGCTCGGCCGGGTCGTGGACGACCCCTCCGAGATCTCCTTCTTCGTGCACGGCACCACCCAGGGGCTCAACGCGCTGCTGGAGCGCAAGGGGGCGCGGGTGCTGCTGGTCACCGGGGAGGGGGCCCGGGACGTCTACCGGATCGCCCGGGGCAACCGGGACCGGATGTTCGACCTGCGCTACCGCAAGCCCGAGCCGCTGGTGCCCCGCTCGGACGTGACGGAGGTCGCCGGACGGCTGGACTGGCGCGGCGAGGAACTCGTCCCCCTGGACGAGGGCGCGGTCAGGGCCGCGGCCCGGCGGGCCCGCGGCGAGAGCTTCGACGCGGTCGCGGTCTGCCTGCTGTTCAGCTACGTCAACCCCGCCCACGAGATCCGCGCGGGCGAGATCCTGGCCGAGGAGCTGGGCGAGGACACCCTCGTCGTCCTCTCCCACGAGGTGGCCCGCGAATGGCGCGAGTACGAGCGGACGTCCTCCGCCGTGCTGGAGGCCTACACCGGACCGGTGGTCCGCCGTTACCTCGCCGGGATCGAGGAGCGGTTCGCCGAGCGGGGCCTGACCGTCCCGGTGCACGTCATGCAGTCCTCCGGAGGCCTGGTCAACGCCTCCCACGCGATGCGGCGCCCGCTGCAGACCCTGCTGTCCGGCCCGGTCGGCGGCACCATGGGCGGCGTCGCGGCGGCCCGGCTCCTGGGCCGGCCCAACGCCATCTGCGTGGACATGGGAGGCACCTCCTTCGACGTGTCCCTGGTGGTCGACGGCAGGCCCGACATCAGCACCGAGGCGCGTGTCGAGGGCTTCCCCGTGCTGATGCCGATCGTGAACCTCCACACGATCGGCGCCGGCGGCGGCTCGATCGCCTACGCCGAGGCCGGTGCGCTGCGGGTCGGCCCCGAGTCGGCAGGAGCCGTGCCCGGACCGGCCTGCTACGGCCGGGGCGGCGTCCGGCCGACCGTCACCGACGCCAACGTGGTGCTCGGCAGGGTGGACCCGTCCTGGTTCGCCGGCGGGCTGATGTCCCTGGACGTCCATGCCGCCCACACGGCCGTGGCCGACCTGGGGCGCGAGCTCCGCCTGGAGACGCTCCAGATCGCCGAGGGCATCTGCAGCGTGGCCAACGCCAAGATGGCCCAGGCCATCCGGACCCTCACCGTGGAGCACGGGGTCGAGCCGCGCGAGTTCGCCCTGGTCGCCTTCGGCGGCGCGGGCGCCATGCACGCGGTCTTCATCGCCCGCGAGCTCGGCATCTCCGAGGTGGTCGTCCCCCGCTTCCCCGGCGCGTTCTCGGCCTGGGGCATGCTGGAGGCCGACGTCCGCCGCGACCTGAGCCATCCGTACTTCCGCTCGGGCGGGGAGCTGGACGGCGCCGACATGGCGTCCCGGCTGAAGGACCTGCAGGACCAGGCGCTGGAGGAGCTGGCCGGGCAGGGCGTGGCCGGCGGCCGGATGCGGATCGAGCACGCGGTGGACATGCGCTACGAGGGCCAGGACTACACCCTGACCGTTCCCCTGCGGGACGCCGCGGAGCCGGGCACGCCCGGCTTCCCGGAGCGGATCGCGGCCCGCTACGCCGACGCGCACACCAAGCGGTACGGCCACGCCACCCCCGAGGCGCCGGTGGAGTTCGTGACGCTCCGCAGCACCGGTTTCGGCGTCTTCCCCCGGACCGCCGCCACCCACGCCGCCCAGCCGGACGAGGGGACGCGGACCGTACGAGAAGTGATCTTCGACGGCGAGGCGCACCCCACCCCCGTGCTGCGCCGCGGCGCGCTGGAGGGCGAGCTCACCGGTCCGGCGATCGTCGTCGAGGAGACGGCGACCACGGTGATCCCGCCGGGCTGCGTGGCCTCGGTGGACGGCAACGGCTTTCTGATCATCAAGGTGGGAGGAGTCAAGTGA
- a CDS encoding YigZ family protein produces the protein MAAPYLTLEDVVEHEIEIKRSRFVCAIAPVVSEEAARRFVAERRRLYGDATHNCSAYVIGGDRLVQKADDDGEPGGTAGTPMLETLLRRGLGDVVAVVTRYFGGVKLGAGGLVRAYGSSVGKTLDLTSLVEMVPARVMSVTVDHVLAGRLENDLRISPYEVREVVYGAEVGFRIAVREADLAAFPGWVATLTAGRAEVGTGETVYLRSA, from the coding sequence ATGGCTGCGCCGTACCTCACGCTGGAAGACGTCGTCGAGCACGAGATCGAGATCAAGCGGTCACGGTTCGTCTGCGCGATCGCCCCGGTGGTCTCGGAGGAGGCGGCCAGGCGGTTCGTGGCCGAGCGCAGGCGGCTGTACGGCGACGCCACGCACAACTGCTCCGCCTACGTGATCGGCGGTGACCGGCTGGTCCAGAAGGCCGACGACGACGGGGAGCCCGGTGGCACCGCCGGTACCCCGATGCTGGAGACGCTGCTGCGCCGCGGGCTCGGCGACGTGGTGGCGGTGGTCACGCGCTACTTCGGCGGGGTGAAGCTGGGCGCGGGCGGCCTCGTCCGGGCCTACGGCTCATCGGTCGGCAAGACGCTGGACCTCACGTCCCTGGTCGAGATGGTGCCCGCCAGGGTCATGTCGGTGACCGTGGACCACGTCCTGGCCGGGCGGTTGGAGAACGACCTGCGCATCTCGCCGTACGAGGTCAGGGAGGTCGTCTACGGCGCCGAGGTCGGCTTCCGGATCGCGGTGCGGGAGGCCGACCTGGCCGCCTTCCCCGGCTGGGTCGCCACGCTGACGGCCGGCCGGGCGGAGGTCGGGACAGGAGAGACGGTCTATCTCAGGAGTGCCTGA